The Methylomonas montana DNA window CAAACGGGTGAAGCCGTTTTGAAAGCGTTGCACGCGTCCGCCTTCCTGATCGACGGCAATTAAAATATCGCCGTTGCGTGCAGTGCGGATCTCTTGGATCAACGCGGCGATCTGCCGGGGATTATCGTAGTTTCGGGCAAACAGGATTAAAGCGCCGGTATTGGGATGAGCGATTTTTTCTTTATCAAGGGCGGTAAGGCTGTAGCCCTCGATGTCGATCATGACAGGGCCGATAGCGAGTGGTTTCATGGTGGTAAATGTCAAATATGGAATATACTTTTAGTCTAACCATCACATTATATGAGGAAACCGTGCGAACATTTGTTTTGTTGATCAGTTTGATGATGTTGCCAATCGCGGCTTGGGCCAATTCTGGCGAAAAGAAAGCCGATGAAAGCGCCGGGCCGGTCATCGAATATGTAGAGATGAAGCCCAAGTTTACCGTCAATCTGGCCGAGCCGAGAAAATACCTCGTGTTGAATGTGCAACTATTGATGGAAGGGGCCGAGCATGTCGAAAAAGTCAAAAAACACATGCCGGTTTTGCGTCACGAGATGATTATGATGCTCAGTGGCATGCGTTCTACCGATCTGCAAACTATGGAACAGCGCGAAGCCTTGCGCTTGAAAACCAAGCAATTGATCACTGATTTATTGACCAAAATACAGAATAGCGACGGTTTCAGGGATGTGTTTTTTTCGGAGTTCTTAATTAATTGACTTAGGACGTTTAAGTTTTTATAGCGCAAATGAACGACTCAAAAGTCCCTCCTAAACATGTCAGTAATTAGCCAGCCCCAAAAATCGCCCGGACTTTGAAGGCTTTTCGAAAGCGGCTGGCGACAACTTCCCATTGAATACGCGGTGGCTAAAAATCTCTCCGGGTATAATCGTTTGTCATAAGTTCACGCCATGTTGGCTTAGCCAGGGCTTAGAAAGGTCAATAACAGCCCGGCCGCGCCGCTGCAGATGATGACCGGGATAACGCCGGCTTTGTAGCGAAACAAAGCCAGAATGGCAGCCAGGCCGATCAGCAGCGCGAAGCTATCCAGCCCGCCGCTAAATCCCTTGGGCCAGAACACGTGAAAGGCAAAGAATGCGGCCAGATTTAGAATCACGCCGACCACGGCAGCGGTAATGCCGGTCAACGGCGCGGTGAACTTCAGATTGTTATGAGTCGATTCCACCAACGGTCCGCCGGCCAAAATGAACAAAAAACTGGGCAGGAAGGTGAAGTAAGTGACCACGGTTGCTGCCACCGCACCAGCCAAAAACAGATGCTCGCCGCCGAACAGTGCCTGGCTCCAGCCGGCGACAAAACCGACGAACGTGACGACCATGATCAGCGGGCCGGGTGTGGTTTCGCCCAAGGCCAGGCCGTCAATCATCTGCGTCGGCGTCAGCCAATGATAATGTTCCACCGCGCCTTGATACACATAGGGTAGTACCGCATAAGCGCCGCCGAAAGTGAGCAGGGCGGCCTTGGTGAAGAACCAGCCCATCTGCGTCAGCGCGCCGTCCCAGCCGTATTTGGCGCAGAGCCAGCCGAGTGCGCCGCCCCATAATGCCAGGCCAATTAAAGCCAACTTAGCCAGCTTCTTACCGTTGAAGCGGGCGTGCTCCGGCGTCGGCGTATCGTCGTCTATCAATGCCGGTCCGAAATGCTGTTTGGCTTTGCCGTGACCGCCACCCAAATTGAAGTATTTGGGAGCCAGTTTGCCGCCGACAGCGCCAAGCACGCCGGCGCTGAATACGATTAAGGGAAACGGGGCATGTAATGCAAAAATCGCCAAAAACGCTAGTGCCGCCATCGCCCACAGCCAGGCGTTTTTTAGCGCCCGCGAGCCGATCCGATATGCTGCGAACAACACTATTGCGGTTACGGCCGGTTTAATGCCATAAAGCGCACCAGCCACGGCGGGTAAATGTCCGTAAGCCAGATAAATCCAGCCCAAACCGATCAAAATCAATAAGGACGGCAACACAAACAGGCTGCCAGCCAATATGCCGCCCCAGCCGCGATGCATCAGCCAGCCGATATAGGTCGCCAGTTGCTGGGCTTCCGGGCCTGGGAGCAGCATGCAGTAATTCAAAGCATGCAGGTAACGACGTTCGGAAATCCAACGCTTATTCTCGACCAAGTCTTGATGCATGATGGCAATCTGCCCGGCCGGGCCGCCGAAGCTGATAAACCCCAGCTTCAGCCAATACCAAAAGGCCTGTTTCAAACTCACGGACGGCGGAGTTGTGGCTTGCTCGTTGCTCATGCGGCTGGTCCTGTAAATGCTTGATAAAACAAGTCGAATATCGTTTCGGCTTCGGCCAACAAATGGTCGTCATCGTCCCAAGTCCACCACATGGCGGTGATCAAAGTGTCTATTCCGGCCGCTTCAGGGTCGAAGATACCCGCCGAAACTGGCTTGCAACCCTTCGAAAGTCACATTAGCGCATCGATATGGGTAAAGGCCGCATCGTCGAAATAGAAACCCGTAGCATCGACCGGACAATCGGCAATATTAGCCAACCAGATTAAGCGCAGTTTGGCGTCAATAAAACGGAGGATCAGCCAAGCACTGGCTAGACAATCTATGCGCGTTCGTTGGGGTAACACGCCATCGCGCAAGGTCGCGTAACCCATGACCTTGAGGCCATGCCAGATGCGCATATCCGGCTGCTGGCGTTATGAGCGGGTAGGCTGGCAATTAGGATCAACCAAGGGTTAGACATTAATGTTGTTCTTATTCTACAAATATATAGCGAGCTTTACTTTTTTATATGTTTGTATGTCAACCAAAATCCGGTCGCTGTTCAGCTACTTGCATGCGTGATCAGACGGATAAGGGCGTTTTTGGGGGCGATTCGGCGTCACAACACAGCAATGCCTTGGCATTGTTTATGCTGCTAGAAGCATAAAGCTTCAGCACGTCAAACACTTGACAGTTATTGCGGGTTGAACGCTTTAACAATAGAGCTTATCGGGTTGATAATAAATAAAATATAGCTACTATCAATCCATGATTTCTATCGGGTTCTTGGGCAGGCTCGGGTGTTAAATAACTGTTCGTAGGGCTCGTGTCCTTCACTTTGGAACAGGAGAAAATCATGAAAATCACTGATTTTTGGTTTCTGAATGTTTTGAAAATACTGCTTGCCGCGACGGGAGTGCTGATCTTTTGCGCGACAAATGTTTTGGCCGGTTCAACCGAGCCATACAGCCAGCAATCTACAGCCGAACTGATTTTGACCTTATCGGATCAATGGCAGGCCAGCGACGCTAACGATAGTATGCGCAGCAACGCCGGCAGTTTGTTTGATGCTCGTAGCGGCGCAAAGCTTAAAGCCAAACCCGTCGATCTCGGTTGCGGTGTCGATGTTAATCATTTCCCTAGCGAGGATAATTCGCTACGCAGCCGTTTTGTCGGGGAATGTAATTTGAATTATCGTTATTGAACGAGTCCCGTTGTCGTGATAGGCGACGGCATCGATAAGTGGCCTACGAAGACCTTGTCGTTCTCAAGTGCTTAGCGGTCATTTGCCCCAAAAACAAACTACACGG harbors:
- a CDS encoding flagellar basal body-associated FliL family protein; protein product: MRTFVLLISLMMLPIAAWANSGEKKADESAGPVIEYVEMKPKFTVNLAEPRKYLVLNVQLLMEGAEHVEKVKKHMPVLRHEMIMMLSGMRSTDLQTMEQREALRLKTKQLITDLLTKIQNSDGFRDVFFSEFLIN
- the chrA gene encoding chromate efflux transporter, with the protein product MSNEQATTPPSVSLKQAFWYWLKLGFISFGGPAGQIAIMHQDLVENKRWISERRYLHALNYCMLLPGPEAQQLATYIGWLMHRGWGGILAGSLFVLPSLLILIGLGWIYLAYGHLPAVAGALYGIKPAVTAIVLFAAYRIGSRALKNAWLWAMAALAFLAIFALHAPFPLIVFSAGVLGAVGGKLAPKYFNLGGGHGKAKQHFGPALIDDDTPTPEHARFNGKKLAKLALIGLALWGGALGWLCAKYGWDGALTQMGWFFTKAALLTFGGAYAVLPYVYQGAVEHYHWLTPTQMIDGLALGETTPGPLIMVVTFVGFVAGWSQALFGGEHLFLAGAVAATVVTYFTFLPSFLFILAGGPLVESTHNNLKFTAPLTGITAAVVGVILNLAAFFAFHVFWPKGFSGGLDSFALLIGLAAILALFRYKAGVIPVIICSGAAGLLLTFLSPG
- a CDS encoding chromate resistance protein ChrB domain-containing protein; its protein translation is MRIWHGLKVMGYATLRDGVLPQRTRIDCLASAWLILRFIDAKLRLIWLANIADCPVDATGFYFDDAAFTHIDALM